The following coding sequences are from one Nicotiana tabacum cultivar K326 chromosome 1, ASM71507v2, whole genome shotgun sequence window:
- the LOC107777873 gene encoding protein neprosin-like, with translation MSLHQRAIVQILLAISLLLNHYEVEAEQRLSKAKDLELEKQLKLLNKPAIKTIKGKYGELYDCVDFYKQPAFDHPLLKNHNFHPQMKPMLSMLQGDDISSNNNRPFNIELEGGGCPVGTVPIRRITKDDLIRQRLTKQMRGGDDSPDGNGIVSDGTKPLGGGYKFASVQIPYSPRNKIAGAGAIISLHNPQNLSGHQHSGGRIKVQNGIDSIQVGWTVNPPVYGDTHTRLYTYFTAGKLACYNTRCPGFIQINTAIPLDGQLPGSSYGGPVFDVPMYVAWEVMGSSSGNSLLQKCRDMSNGNWWFYFGITAVGFWPAKIFTNLKGFATSAEHGGVVYSPPGIPEPPMGSGYFPVGDLKKDAYCKKCTFLTDKNKTKSLDNILVKLYANSPNLYRVTDYPNSGVVTGNLVSYGGPCEH, from the exons ATGTCACTGCATCAGAGAGCCATCGTACAGATTTTGCTTGCGATTTCTCTCCTTTTGAACCATTATGAAGTTGAAGCAGAACAGAGGTTGTCTAAAGCAAAGGACTTAGAGTTAGAGAAGCAACTAAAGCTTCTTAATAAGCCGGCAATCAAGACTATTAAG GGCAAATATGGAGAACTATATGATTGTGTAGACTTTTACAAACAACCTGCATTCGACCATCCTCTGTTGAAGAATCATAATTTTCATCCCCAG ATGAAACCTATGTTATCTATGTTGCAAGGAGATGACATTTCTTCAAACAATAATAGACCTTTTAACATAGAGTTAGAAGGCGGAGGTTGTCCTGTTGGAACAGTTCCTATTAGAAGAATTACAAAGGACGACCTAATAAGGCAGAGACTTACAAAGCAAATGAGAGGGGGAGATGATTCTCCTGATGGTAAC GGTATTGTTTCAGACGGAACCAAACCTTTGGGAGGAGGCTACAAG TTTGCATCTGTACAAATCCCATACAGTCCAAGAAACAAAATAGCAGGAGCAGGAGCAATTATTAGTTTGCATAATCCTCAAAATCTTAGCGGGCATCAACATAGCGGAGGTCGTATAAAAGTTCAGAATGGGATTGACAGCATACAAGTTGGGTGGACT GTTAATCCACCCGTCTATGGGGACACTCATACACGACTATACACATATTTTACG GCTGGAAAATTAGCTTGTTATAATACTCGATGTCCAGGTTTTATACAAATAAACACTGCAATACCTTTAGATGGGCAACTTCCAGGTTCTTCCTATGGTGGACCTGTTTTTGATGTACCGATGTATGTTGCTTGG gaggtcatgggttcaagtagtggaaatagcctcttgcagaaatgcagg GACATGTCAAATGGAAATTGGTGGTTTTATTTTGGAATAACAGCAGTTGGATTTTGGCCTGCAAAAATATTTACTAACTTAAAAGGATTTGCAACAAGTGCTGAACATGGAGGAGTTGTGTATAGTCCTCCAGGAATTCCAGAACCTCCAATGGGCAGTGGCTATTTTCCTGTTGGAGACCTTAAAAAAGATGCATATTGTAAGAAATGTACTTTCTTAAcagataaaaataaaactaagtcTTTAGATAATATTTTAGTGAAATTATATGCAAATAGTCCAAATTTATATAGGGTTACTGATTATCCAAACTCTGGGGTTGTAACTGGGAATTTAGTGTCATATGGAGGACCATGTGAACATTAA